A stretch of Balaenoptera ricei isolate mBalRic1 chromosome 9, mBalRic1.hap2, whole genome shotgun sequence DNA encodes these proteins:
- the LSM5 gene encoding U6 snRNA-associated Sm-like protein LSm5, which produces MAANATTNPSQLLPLELVDKCIGSRIHIVMKSDKEIVGTLLGFDDFVNMVLEDVTEFEITPEGRRITKLDQILLNGNNITMLVPGGEGPEV; this is translated from the exons ATGGCGGCTAACGCTACTACCAACCCGTCGCAGCTTCTCCCTCTAG agcTTGTGGACAAGTGTATAGGATCAAGGATTCACATTGTGATGAAGAGTGATAAGGAGATTGTTGGCACACTTCTGGGATTTGATGACTTTGTCA ATATGGTACTGGAAGATGTCACTGAGTT TGAAATCACaccagaaggaagaagaattacTAAATTAGATCAAATTTTGCTAAATGGAAATAACATAACAATG CTGGTTCCTGGAGGAGAAGGACCTGAAGTATGA